Genomic window (Streptosporangium brasiliense):
CGTCACCACCCGCCAGTGGTACATCCGCAACGGCGGGCGCGACCGCGGGCTCAGGGAGGCCCTCCTGGCGCGCGGTGAGGAGCTGTCCTGGCATCCGCCCCACATGAAGGTCCGCTACGACAACTGGGTGGAGGGCCTGGCGGGCGACTGGCTGATCTCCCGGCAGCGGTTCTTCGGCGTGCCGATCCCGGTGTGGTACCCGCTGGACGGCGCGGGCGAGCCCGACCGCTCCTCGCCGATCCTGCCGGAGGAGTCCATGCTGCCCATGGACCCCTCCACGGACGTGCCGCCCGGCTACACCGAGGACCAGCGCGGCAAGCCGGGAGGCTTCGCCGGCGACCCGGACGTCATGGACACCTGGGCCACCTCCTCGCTGAGCCCGCAGATCGCGGGCGGCTGGGAGCGGGACGAGGACCTGTTCGAACGGGTCTTCCCGATGGACCTGCGCCCGCAGGCCCACGAGATCATCCGTACCTGGCTGTTCTCGACGGTGGTCCGGGCGCACCTGGAGCGGGGCGTGCTGCCCTGGCGCAACGCCGCCATCTCCGGGTGGATCCTCGACCCGGACCGCAAGAAGATGTCCAAGTCCGTGGGGAACGTCGTCACCCCGCTCGGCCTGCTGGAGCAGTACGGCTCCGACGCCGTCCGCTACTGGGCGGCGCACGGCCGCCCGGGCACCGACACGGCCTTCGACACCGGCCAGATCAAGATCGGCCGCCGCCTGGCGATCAAGATCCTGAACGCCTCCAAGTTCGTGCTGGGCATGGGGGAGGACGGCGGCGAGGTCACCGAGCCGATCGACCTGTCGATGCTGGCCCGGCTGTCGCAGGTGGTCGGCGAGGCCACCGAGGCGTTCGAGGACTACGACTACACCCGCGCGCTGGAGCGGACCGAGCGGTTCTTCTGGGAGTTCTGCGACGACTACCTGGAGCTGGTCAAGGCCAGGGCCTACGGCGAGGGCGGCGCCGCGCGCTCGGCCCACGCGGCGCTGCGCGAGGCGCTCGACGTCATGCTCCGGCTGTTCGCCCCCTTCCTGCCGTTCGTCACCGAGGAGGTCTGGTCCTGGTGGCGTGCGGGGTCGGTGCACCGGGCGCCCTGGCCCACGGCCTCCGCGCGGGGCGGCGAGGCGGAGCTGCTCCCGGTGGTGGCGGTGGTCCTCGGCCGGGTGCGCAAGGCCAAGTCCGACGCCAAGCTGTCGATGCGCGGCGAGGTCTCCCGGCTGACCGTCACCGGCGCCCAGGCCGACCTCGTACGGCAGGCGCAGGACGACCTGTGCGGTGCGGGCGTCATCGAGGAGTTCGTGCTGCAGGACGGCGAGGGCGACCTGCGGGTGGAGGTCACCCTCGCCTGACCCCACACAAGTCTGTCCTTCCGGTCGGACGGTCCTGCCGTACGGTCGAGACACGACAGGCGAGGGGAGGACAGGGCATGACTCCAGGCTGCGGCAGCTGTAGCTGCTACCTCGACGACAGGGTGCTCTCCCGGCCACCGGGAGAGCGCTGACCCGGACCGGGCGACCACGCGTCGCGGAGGGGCCGGCCGCCCGGCCGGCCCCTCCTTTCCCGTCCCCGTTCCCGTGTCCGGCCGATAACCGCGCGCGTTGTCGGCCGCGGCGTGACACTCTGGAGGGGTGCTCTCCGATCGGGAACGTCTGACACAGCTGGTGCCGCGCACTCTGCTCCGCCTGGCCACATGGTGCCTGTGCCTGATCATCATCGGCTGGGCCGTCTTCTACTTCGCGCAGTTCATCGCGACGCTGCGCATCGTGGTCCTGCCGGTGGCCGTCGCGCTCCTGCTCACCGCGCTGCTGTTCCCGATCACCCGCAGGCTCCGCGCGATGGGCATGCGGCCGATCTACGCCACGTGGCTCACCATGCTCGTCGCGCTCGCGGTGCTGGGCGGCACCGGCTGGTTCATCGGGCTGCGGGCCAACGACGAGTTCCCGCGCCTGGTCGAGCAGGTGCGGGCGACGGCCAAGACCGTGGAGCAGTGGCTCTACACCGGGCCGCTGCACCTGCAACGGAACCAGATCACCACGTGGATCGACGAGATCACCCAGCAGGTCACCGCGCAGCGCAACCAGATCACCCAGACGGTGCTCACCGGCGCCACGGTGGCGATGGAGGTGCTGGCCTCCATCGTGCTGCTGCTGTTCGTCATGTTCTTCCTGCTCAAGGACGGCGACCGGATCTGGTCGTGGTTCCTGGGGGGCTTCGGCGGGGCCGCGCCCCGCGTCGACCGGGCCGGGCGGGCCGCCTGGGTGACACTCTCCCACTACGTGCAGGGCACGGTGGCGGTGGCCGCCGTGCACGGTGTGATCATGGGCATCGTGCTCGCCGGGATGGGGGTGCCGCTCTGGGCGCCGCTGGCAGTGTTGATCTTCCTGGCCAGCTTCATCCCCATCGTCGGCATCTTCTTCGCCGGCGCGATCGCCACCCTGGTCACGCTCGGCGCCAAGGGCCCGATCTACGCCCTGATCTTCCTCGGCATCCTGGTGGTGGAGCAGCAGCTGGAGAACCACGTGCTCCAGCCGCTGATCGTCGGCCGGGCGCTGAGCTTCCACCCGCTGGCGATCATCCTGGTGCTGGCCGTGGGCGGCATCCTGGCCGGCATCGCCGGGGCCGCGGTGGCGGTGCCGGTCGCCGCCGTGATCTACCGGGCACTGCCCGAGCTCAGAAGCGATCCACCGGCCGCGCTGCCCGCCGGGACGGCATCTCCCGAGCCGCCGGGGCCGCCCGGACCGCCGGAGGCGGCCGGTCCGGTCCAGCCGTCCGGGCCGGCGGAGCCGGCAGGCCCGTCCGAGGCGCTCGGCCCGTCCGAGGGGCCGGAGCCGGCCGGGCCGCTCCGTCCGGTCCCCCTGGTCCGTCCGGCGGATGAGGGATCACCGCAGCCCAAGGGGTAACGTTCTGCTCCGTGACCCGTTCCACCGTGACAACCCCTCCCCCGGGAGCGGTCCGGCCGCAGGCGCTGCCGGGCGCCCCCGCCCCCGGCACCCCGCTCGGCCCGCACTACAGCCGCTGCTTCGGCTGCGGCGGCCAGCACCCGACCGGCCTGCATCTGAACGCCACCTCGCCCGACGGGATCACGGTGACCGCCGAGTTCACCGTGGGGGAGGCGCACCAGGGCGCGCCGGGCCTCGCGCACGGCGGCGTGCTGGCCGCGGCGATGGACGAGGTCATCGGCATGTCCATCTGGCTCCTCCAGCGCCCCTACGTCACCGGGCGGCTGGAGACCGACTACCTCGCGCCGGTCCCGGTCGGCACCACGCTGCACCTGCGCGCCTGGTGCACCGGCGTGTCCGGCCGGAAGGCGTACCTTGAGGCTGAGGGGCGGACCGGCTCCCCGGACGGCCCGGTCGCCGTGCGGGCCGCCGCGCTCTTCGTCGAGGTGGGCATGGAACACTTCGCCAAACACGGTGACGCCCAGGCCCTCATCGACGAACATCACGAGTACGAGGTGAATCCGTGACCGACAACGTCGAGGTGCTGATCCACCGGCTCGACGCCGGGCTGCCGCTGCCGTCCTACGCTCATCCGGGCGACGCGGGCGCCGATCTCTACGCCGCCGCGGACGTCGAGCTGCTCCCCGGGGAGCGGGTGATGGTGGGCACCGGGGTGGCGATCGCCCTGCCCGATGGGTATGCCGCGTTCGTCCATCCGCGTTCCGGTCTGGCGGCCAAATACGGTGTGACGCTCGTGAACGCCCCCGGCACCGTGGACGCGGGTTACCGGGGCGAGATCAAAGTGACGCTGCTCAACACCGACGCCAAGGACTCGCTACGGCTGCGCAGGGGAGACCGCGTCGCGCAGCTGGTGATCCAGCGGGTGGAGAGGGCCGCGTTCTACGAGGTGGACCGGTTGCCCGGATCGGCGCGGGGCGCCGACGGGTTCGGGTCCACCGGCCGTTGACAGAGAGCGAACCCGACAAGGAGCGTGAGAGAAGTGTTCGGACGTCGCCGTCGCGAAGAGTCCCCGGCCGTGGCCGGGGAGGCCGGGCAGGACGAGCGGGTCGAGCGGGAGCCGGCACGCGAGTCCGGCCCGTGGGACTCCGGTGAGCCGTATCCCGAGCGGGAACGGGTCGACCTCGGCGGCATGCGCCTGCCGGTCGACCCGGGATTCGAGGTCCAGCTGAACCTGGCCGGTGACCACATCGTCGGTGCGGTCGTCATGGTCGGCGAGAGCGCCCTCCAGGTGCACGCGTTCGCGGCGCCCAAGCGCAACGGCATCTGGGACGAGGTGCGGGACGAGCTCGCCGAGGGCGTCAAGGGCGCCGGTGGCACGGCCGAGGAGCGGCAGGGGCCGTTCGGCGTCGAGCTGGCCGCGCAGGTCCCGGCCGACGGGGTCGCCCAGCCGGTCCGCTACATCGGCGTCGACGGCCCGCGCTGGTTCCTCCGCGCGGTGATCAGCGGGCGTGCCGCGCTGGACGCCGAGGCGGCCGCGCCCCTGGAGGGGGTCATCCGCGACATCGTGGTGGTCCGCGGGGACGAGCCGATGGCGCCCAAGGAGGCGATCGAGCTGCGGCTCCCGCCGGAGGCCAGGCAGGCGGTGGAGCAGCAGGCCGCCGGGGGCGAGGTGCCCGACCTCAACCCGTTCAAGCGAGGCCCGGAGATAGCCGAGCTCCGCTGACGTGGGGGATCGCGTACGCTGATTCAACACGTATGTGAAGGAGAGGTCGTGGGTTCTCAGGAACCGCATAAACAGGGCGGGTTTCGGGGCTTTTTCCGGCGGCTGACGACAAGTCAGGCGGAGCTGGAGGCCACCGAACTCCAGCAGGACCTCGATCGTCATGGCGCCACACCCATCGTCTCGTGCGGCGCCCGCCGCCGGTTCTGCGTTACCGGTACGCTACGGACCGTGACGTTGAGGCCCCGCGGCGGCGCACCCGCGCTCGAAGCGGAGCTTTACGATGGTTCGGATGTGATCGACCTGATCTGGCTGGGCCGCCGGAAGATCGCTGGGATAGAGCCCGGCCGGATGGTCCTGGCCGAGGGGCTCGTCAGCGTGCAGGACGGGCGCAAGGTGATGTTCAACCCCCGATACGAGCTACGTCCGGCGGGCGGTGCGTGAGCGATCGACGACCACGGAGCGGTGAGCGAGAAGATGACCACCAGCGATGAGACCACCGCGCACGACACGGTGGAGGCCGCGATGCGCGTCCAGCTCGCCAAGGCCTTCGGCGGGGTGCGCGGCATCATCGAGGCCGCCGTGCCCACGATCACCTTCACCGGGATGTGGATCGCCACCTCGGAGCTGAAGACGTCCCTGATCGTCAGCATCTCGGCCGCGGTGGTGCTGCTGATCGTGCGGGTGCTGCAGCGCTCGACGCCGCAGTTCGTCCTCAACAGCCTCGTCGGCATCGGCATCGGCGCGTTCTTCGCCTCCCGCACCGGCGACGCCCGTGACGTCTACCTGCCCGGCATCCTCTACAACGCCGCCTACTCGGTGGCGATGCTGATATCCGTCATCACCCGGTGGCCGGTGGTGGGCTTCATGATCGGGTCTGTCACCGGCGACCCGACGGGCTGGCGCAAGGACCCGGCCGTGGTGCGGCTCTGCTCCAAGCTCACCTGGATGCTGATGGTCCCGTGCGTGGTCCGGGTGGCGGTGCAGCTGCCCGTCTACCTGATCGGCGGGGACGACGCGGTCGCCGAGCTGGGCATCCTCAAGATCGTGATGGGCTGGCCGCTGCAGGTCGCGGCCCTCGCCGCCATGGTGTGGCTGCTGGCCAGGGGCCGGACCCCGGTCCGGCCGCCCGCCCTGCCCTGAGGCCGTCCGTGCTGGCCCTGAGGCCGTCCGTGCTGGCCTGAGGCCGCCCGCCCGGCCCCGAAGGCCGCCCGTCCGGCCCTGAGGTCCGAGGCGGCCCGTCCCGCTCCGGGATGGGCGTCCGGCCCTCCTGACGGCCCCCGGTCCCGTACGGCGACGCCGTACGGGACCGGCGCGGTCAGTGGATGGAGCGGTGCGCCGACAGGAGCCGGGCCAGCTCCTCCTCGACCTCCTGGCTGGCCACGAACATCAGCTCGTCGCCGGCCTCCAGCGGGTCGTCGGCGGTGGGCACCAGCACCCGCCCCTCGCGCAGGATCGCGACCAGGGCGGTGTCGGTCGGCCACGGCACCGAACCGGCGCGCTGGCCGACGACCGGCGCGTCCTCGGGCAGGGTGAGCTCCACCAGGTTGGCCTGGCCCTGACGGAAGGTCATCAGCCGGACCAGGTCGCCGACGCTCACCGCCTCCTCGACCAGGGCGCTCAGCAGGCGCGGGGTCGAGACGGCCACGTCCACGCCCCACGACTCGTTGAACAGCCACTCGTTCTTGGGGTGGTTGATCCTGGCGACCACGCGCGGCACGCCGTACTCCGTCTTGGCCAGCAGCGACACGACGAGGTTGACCTTGTCGTCGCCGCTGGCGGCGACGACCACGTGACAGTCGGCCAGGCCCGCCTCGTCCAGCGAGGAGATCTCGCAGGCGTCGGCGAGCAGCCACTCCGCCCGCGGCACCGTGTCGATCTTGATGGCCTTGGGGTCGATGTCGATGAGCAGGACCTCGTGGCCGTTCTCCAGGAGCTCGGCGGCGATGGACCTGCCGACGGCTCCGGCACCCGCGATGGTGACGCGCATCAGTGACCCTCCTCCGGCGCACCGGACAGCACCTTGTTGATGCGGTCCATGTCACTCTCGACCGCCATGACGTGCAGGATGTCGCCTTCCTGCACCACGGAGTCGTTCCTGGGCAGCAGGGTCTCGCCCATCCGGTTGACGAACGCCATGCGCGTGCCCGCGGCCTCCTCCAGGTCCTTGGTCCTGGTGCCGATCCAGCCCGGGTGGTAGGCCACCTCGGCCAGCACGACGGACCCGGTCGGGTCGCGCCACAGCGGCTCGGCGCCCTCGGGCAGCACCCGCCGCAGGATCTGGTCGGCGGTCCAGCGGACCGTGGCGACGGTGGGGATGCCCAGCCGCTGGTAGACCTCGGCGCGCCGGGAGTCGTAGATGCGGGCCACCACGTTGTCCACGCCGAACGTCTCGCGTGCGACCCGGGCGGAGATGATGTTGGAGTTGTCGCCGCTGCTCACCGCCACGTAGGCGCCGGCCGACTCGATGCCGGCCTCTTCCAGGACGTCGCGGTCGAAGCCGATCCCGGTCACCCGGCGACCTCGGAAACCGGCCCGCAGGCGGCGGAACGCCTGCGGATCCCGGTCGATGATCGCGACCGAGTGGCCGCTGTCCTCCAGGATGTGCGCCAGGGTCGAACCCACTCGGCCACACCCCATGATCACGATATGCATGCTCCCCCGCCGGTCGCGTTGAGGCGGATCTTGTTCCCGATGTACTTAGTCAGTATGGCCCGCTGAGGGAGTGCCGCGTCAGCGGGGCGGGTGGATGAGGACTAGCATCGGCAGACGTGTCAAAGGTGACGGACCTTGTCAAGCGCCTGTTCATCGGGCGTGCGCTGCGTAGCACGCAGTTGCATGAGCAACTGCTCCCCAAACGGATCGCACTGCCCGTCTTCGCGAGCGACGCGCTCTCCTCGGTGGCCTACGCGCCGCAGGAGATCCTTGTCATCCTCTCCATCGCCGGGATCTCCTTCTACGGCTTCGCCCCGTGGGTCGCGGTCGCCGTCGTCCTGGTGATGCTCACGGTCGTGGCGTCCTACCGGCAGAACGTGCACGCCTATCCCAGCGGCGGCGGAGACTACGAGGTCGCCACCGTCAACCTGGGCCAGAACGCCGGCCTGACCGTCGCCAGCGCCCTCATGGTCGACTACGTCCTCACCGTCGCGGTGTCGGTGGCCAACGGCGTCGACTACGTGGGCGCCACGATCCCGTACGTCGCCCAGCACAAGCCGACGGTCGCGATCGCCATCGTCGTCGTGCTGACGGTGGTC
Coding sequences:
- a CDS encoding potassium channel family protein; protein product: MRVTIAGAGAVGRSIAAELLENGHEVLLIDIDPKAIKIDTVPRAEWLLADACEISSLDEAGLADCHVVVAASGDDKVNLVVSLLAKTEYGVPRVVARINHPKNEWLFNESWGVDVAVSTPRLLSALVEEAVSVGDLVRLMTFRQGQANLVELTLPEDAPVVGQRAGSVPWPTDTALVAILREGRVLVPTADDPLEAGDELMFVASQEVEEELARLLSAHRSIH
- a CDS encoding DUF3159 domain-containing protein; the protein is MTTSDETTAHDTVEAAMRVQLAKAFGGVRGIIEAAVPTITFTGMWIATSELKTSLIVSISAAVVLLIVRVLQRSTPQFVLNSLVGIGIGAFFASRTGDARDVYLPGILYNAAYSVAMLISVITRWPVVGFMIGSVTGDPTGWRKDPAVVRLCSKLTWMLMVPCVVRVAVQLPVYLIGGDDAVAELGILKIVMGWPLQVAALAAMVWLLARGRTPVRPPALP
- a CDS encoding OB-fold nucleic acid binding domain-containing protein, whose protein sequence is MGSQEPHKQGGFRGFFRRLTTSQAELEATELQQDLDRHGATPIVSCGARRRFCVTGTLRTVTLRPRGGAPALEAELYDGSDVIDLIWLGRRKIAGIEPGRMVLAEGLVSVQDGRKVMFNPRYELRPAGGA
- a CDS encoding DUF3710 domain-containing protein, with the protein product MFGRRRREESPAVAGEAGQDERVEREPARESGPWDSGEPYPERERVDLGGMRLPVDPGFEVQLNLAGDHIVGAVVMVGESALQVHAFAAPKRNGIWDEVRDELAEGVKGAGGTAEERQGPFGVELAAQVPADGVAQPVRYIGVDGPRWFLRAVISGRAALDAEAAAPLEGVIRDIVVVRGDEPMAPKEAIELRLPPEARQAVEQQAAGGEVPDLNPFKRGPEIAELR
- a CDS encoding PaaI family thioesterase encodes the protein MTRSTVTTPPPGAVRPQALPGAPAPGTPLGPHYSRCFGCGGQHPTGLHLNATSPDGITVTAEFTVGEAHQGAPGLAHGGVLAAAMDEVIGMSIWLLQRPYVTGRLETDYLAPVPVGTTLHLRAWCTGVSGRKAYLEAEGRTGSPDGPVAVRAAALFVEVGMEHFAKHGDAQALIDEHHEYEVNP
- a CDS encoding potassium channel family protein translates to MHIVIMGCGRVGSTLAHILEDSGHSVAIIDRDPQAFRRLRAGFRGRRVTGIGFDRDVLEEAGIESAGAYVAVSSGDNSNIISARVARETFGVDNVVARIYDSRRAEVYQRLGIPTVATVRWTADQILRRVLPEGAEPLWRDPTGSVVLAEVAYHPGWIGTRTKDLEEAAGTRMAFVNRMGETLLPRNDSVVQEGDILHVMAVESDMDRINKVLSGAPEEGH
- the dut gene encoding dUTP diphosphatase, producing the protein MTDNVEVLIHRLDAGLPLPSYAHPGDAGADLYAAADVELLPGERVMVGTGVAIALPDGYAAFVHPRSGLAAKYGVTLVNAPGTVDAGYRGEIKVTLLNTDAKDSLRLRRGDRVAQLVIQRVERAAFYEVDRLPGSARGADGFGSTGR
- a CDS encoding AI-2E family transporter, which produces MPRTLLRLATWCLCLIIIGWAVFYFAQFIATLRIVVLPVAVALLLTALLFPITRRLRAMGMRPIYATWLTMLVALAVLGGTGWFIGLRANDEFPRLVEQVRATAKTVEQWLYTGPLHLQRNQITTWIDEITQQVTAQRNQITQTVLTGATVAMEVLASIVLLLFVMFFLLKDGDRIWSWFLGGFGGAAPRVDRAGRAAWVTLSHYVQGTVAVAAVHGVIMGIVLAGMGVPLWAPLAVLIFLASFIPIVGIFFAGAIATLVTLGAKGPIYALIFLGILVVEQQLENHVLQPLIVGRALSFHPLAIILVLAVGGILAGIAGAAVAVPVAAVIYRALPELRSDPPAALPAGTASPEPPGPPGPPEAAGPVQPSGPAEPAGPSEALGPSEGPEPAGPLRPVPLVRPADEGSPQPKG
- the valS gene encoding valine--tRNA ligase, whose product is MTQQRLRHAPMPEKPTLDGLEAVWVDRWETEGTYRFDRTRTREQIYSIDTPPPTVSGSLHVGHVFSYTHTDTVARFQRMRGREVFYPMGWDDNGLPTERRVQNHFGVRCDPSIPYDPGFEPPAERPRGRGGDPRQIPISRRNFIELCERLTLEDEKAFEELWRRLGLSVDWSLTYATIDGGARAASQRAFLRNLARGEAYLSEAPTLWDVTFRTAVAQAELEDREWPGAFHRLGFTLSPEQRAAGFGDRVWVETTRPELMPACVALVAHPDDERYRPLFGTTVRTPLFGVEVPVLAHHLAEPDKGSGIAMICTFGDITDVTWWRELNLPTRAVIGWDGRMLPEAPEGVPAEPYAELAGRTVHGARERIVELLRGSGDMEGEPRQVRRAVKFYEKGDRPLEIVTTRQWYIRNGGRDRGLREALLARGEELSWHPPHMKVRYDNWVEGLAGDWLISRQRFFGVPIPVWYPLDGAGEPDRSSPILPEESMLPMDPSTDVPPGYTEDQRGKPGGFAGDPDVMDTWATSSLSPQIAGGWERDEDLFERVFPMDLRPQAHEIIRTWLFSTVVRAHLERGVLPWRNAAISGWILDPDRKKMSKSVGNVVTPLGLLEQYGSDAVRYWAAHGRPGTDTAFDTGQIKIGRRLAIKILNASKFVLGMGEDGGEVTEPIDLSMLARLSQVVGEATEAFEDYDYTRALERTERFFWEFCDDYLELVKARAYGEGGAARSAHAALREALDVMLRLFAPFLPFVTEEVWSWWRAGSVHRAPWPTASARGGEAELLPVVAVVLGRVRKAKSDAKLSMRGEVSRLTVTGAQADLVRQAQDDLCGAGVIEEFVLQDGEGDLRVEVTLA